In Oncorhynchus gorbuscha isolate QuinsamMale2020 ecotype Even-year linkage group LG08, OgorEven_v1.0, whole genome shotgun sequence, one genomic interval encodes:
- the LOC124040973 gene encoding olfactomedin-like protein 2B isoform X1, with the protein MVSRLQILLLLWCAVALTWAQVAFSDVMDNGIKEELEQTDGPLLDDEMDNQENVLTQLLGDYDKVKTLSEGSDCRCKCVVRPLSRSACRRIEEGAAKPEDFYTVETQSGPSCKKCACIAPPSALNPCEGDYRFKKLQEAEKDDIKLSTVMELLEGAFYGMDLLKLHSVTTKLLNRVDNIEKTFSCNHTEKDKVSMRSPSSEEKEREKERRAQQWMEKRKRLTELEPSLQKDTAAAYANTEKKYEERYIGAKGQGTTRPMLKRSQQQNREEPQKGKVGLNGMVIRGVTFYKANTVDDGAAEELTADEALSGDGSMDLLIDDQLLRPTQPRPVAGTPTPTSQDRKWNPDNQATRASKTAPSPQGNPTTSAPRATETPSTTVFIPTTTIPTTTTAAATITTTKVAASASTTQPVATMKPETLSVLTTSLTAAVRQVNSTTAPPSKVTGAPKPKHHISWTEGHSEVPSAIPKVPGMCKDTLASISDPVTHNTYGRKEGAWMKDPKGNANVIYVTNYYYGNHLLEFHNMDNFKQGHYTNSYKLPYNWIGTGHVVYNGAFYYNRAFSRDIIKFDLHLLYVAAWTTLHDAVLEEEDASWRWRGHSDIDFAVDESGLWLVYPALDEEGFHQEVIILSRVNPTDLSLQSTFRTGLRRHFYGNSFVICGVLYAVDNYERTHANISYAFDTHTHTQMIPRIPFTNNYTYTTQIDYNPKDKKLYAWDNGHQVTYNVIFAY; encoded by the exons ATGGTGTCTAGGTTGCAGATATTGCTCTTGTTGTGGTGTGCGGTCGCTCTCACTTGGGCACAAGTTGCATTCAGCGACGTAATGGATAATGGAATAAAAGAGGAACTAGAACAGACCGACGGACCACTGCTAGATGATGAGATGGACAACCAGGAGAACGTTTTAACTCAG CTGCTGGGAgattatgacaaagtgaaaacgctGTCGGAAGGCTCAGACTGTCGCTGTAAATGTGTTGTCAGACCGCTGAGCAGAAGTGCCTGCCGGCGGATAGAGGAGGGCGCCGCTAAGCCCGAAGACTTTTACACAGTGGAGACCCAATCGGGGCCCAGTTGTAAAAAGTGTGCCTGTATAGCCCCGCCCTCTGCTCTGAATCCCTGCGAGGGAGATTACAGGTTCAAGAAGCTGCAGGAGGCGGAGAAAGATGACATCAAG CTCTCAACAGTAATGGAGTTACTGGAGGGAGCGTTTTACGGGATGGATCTATTAAAGTTGCACTCAGTTACAACCAAACTCCTCAACCGGGTTGACAATATAGAAAAG ACCTTTTCTTGTAACCACACGGAGAAGGATAAAGTGAGTATGAGGAGCCCCTCTAgtgaggaaaaggagagagagaaggagagaagagccCAGCAGTGGATGGAAAAGAGAAAACGTCTGACTGAGCTGGAGCCGTCCCTGCAGAAGGATACAGCTGCAGCTTATGCTAACACAGAG AAGAAGTATGAGGAGCGCTACATTGGGGCCAAGGGCCAGGGGACCACCAGGCCCATGCTGAAGAGGAGCCAGCAGCAAAACAGGGAGGAGCCCCAGAAAGGCAAGGTGGGACTCAACGGCATGGTCATCAGAGGAGTGACTTTCTACAAGGCCAACACGGTGGACGATGGAGCCGCTGAGGAGCTCA CAGCAGACGAAGCCCTGAGCGGTGATGGTTCCATGGACCTGCTCATCGATGACCAGCTCCTGAGACCCACCCAGCCCAGACCTGTAGCAGGCACCCCGACACCAACATCGCAAGACAGGAAGTGGAACCCAGACAACCAGGCCACCCGTGCCTCCAAAACAGCCCCTAGTCCCCAAGGGAATCCCACCACATCTGCCCCTAGAGCTACCGAGACACCATCAACCACTGTCTTCATCCCGACCACAACCATTCCAACCACAACTACGGCCGCAGCAACCATCACTACTACAAAGGTTGCGGCAAGCGCAAGCACCACTCAACCAGTGGCCACTATGAAACCTGAAACCTTGTCTGTTTTGACCACGTCTCTAACCGCTGCAGTGCGACAGGTCAACAGCACCACAGCCCCACCCAGCAAGGTGACTGGTGCACCCAAACCCAAGCATCACATCAGCTGGACAGAGGGCCACTCAGAGGTCCCCTCGGCGATCCCTAAAGTCCCTG GCATGTGCAAAGACACTCTGGCCTCCATCTCGGACCCAGTGACCCATAACACCTATGGCCGGAAGGAAGGGGCCTGGATGAAGGACCCAAAAGGCAACGCAAATGTCATATATGTCACCAACTACTACTACGGTAACCATCTACTGGAATTCCACAACATGGACAACTTCAAACAAG GACACTACACTAATTCCTACAAGCTACCGTACAACTGGATCGGCACAGGCCACGTGGTGTACAACGGAGCTTTCTATTACAACCGCGCCTTCTCCCGTGACATCATCAAGTTCGACCTGCATCTGCTCTACGTGGCGGCCTGGACGACGCTGCACGATGCCGTGTTAGAGGAGGAGGACGCCTCCTGGAGGTGGCGAGGACACTCGGATATCGACTTTGCGGTGGATGAGAGCGGCCTGTGGTTAGTGTACCCTGCTCTGGATGAGGAGGGCTTCCATCAGGAAGTAATCATCCTAAGCCGTGTGAACCCAACCGACCTCAGCCTCCAGAGTACGTTCAGAACGGGCCTGAGGAGACACTTCTACGGAAACTCCTTTGTCATTTGTGGTGTCCTGTATGCAGTGGACAACTACGAACGCACCCACGCCAATATATCCTACGCCTtcgatacgcacacacacacccagatgaTCCCCAGAATACCTTTCACAAACAACTACACATACACGACGCAAATCGACTACAACCCTAAGGACAAAAAGCTGTACGCATGGGACAACGGTCACCAGGTGACCTACAATGTTATATTTGCATATTAA
- the LOC124040973 gene encoding olfactomedin-like protein 2B isoform X2 gives MVSRLQILLLLWCAVALTWAQVAFSDVMDNGIKEELEQTDGPLLDDEMDNQENVLTQLLGDYDKVKTLSEGSDCRCKCVVRPLSRSACRRIEEGAAKPEDFYTVETQSGPSCKKCACIAPPSALNPCEGDYRFKKLQEAEKDDIKLSTVMELLEGAFYGMDLLKLHSVTTKLLNRVDNIEKTFSCNHTEKDKVSMRSPSSEEKEREKERRAQQWMEKRKRLTELEPSLQKDTAAAYANTEKKYEERYIGAKGQGTTRPMLKRSQQQNREEPQKGKVGLNGMVIRGVTFYKANTVDDGAAEELTDEALSGDGSMDLLIDDQLLRPTQPRPVAGTPTPTSQDRKWNPDNQATRASKTAPSPQGNPTTSAPRATETPSTTVFIPTTTIPTTTTAAATITTTKVAASASTTQPVATMKPETLSVLTTSLTAAVRQVNSTTAPPSKVTGAPKPKHHISWTEGHSEVPSAIPKVPGMCKDTLASISDPVTHNTYGRKEGAWMKDPKGNANVIYVTNYYYGNHLLEFHNMDNFKQGHYTNSYKLPYNWIGTGHVVYNGAFYYNRAFSRDIIKFDLHLLYVAAWTTLHDAVLEEEDASWRWRGHSDIDFAVDESGLWLVYPALDEEGFHQEVIILSRVNPTDLSLQSTFRTGLRRHFYGNSFVICGVLYAVDNYERTHANISYAFDTHTHTQMIPRIPFTNNYTYTTQIDYNPKDKKLYAWDNGHQVTYNVIFAY, from the exons ATGGTGTCTAGGTTGCAGATATTGCTCTTGTTGTGGTGTGCGGTCGCTCTCACTTGGGCACAAGTTGCATTCAGCGACGTAATGGATAATGGAATAAAAGAGGAACTAGAACAGACCGACGGACCACTGCTAGATGATGAGATGGACAACCAGGAGAACGTTTTAACTCAG CTGCTGGGAgattatgacaaagtgaaaacgctGTCGGAAGGCTCAGACTGTCGCTGTAAATGTGTTGTCAGACCGCTGAGCAGAAGTGCCTGCCGGCGGATAGAGGAGGGCGCCGCTAAGCCCGAAGACTTTTACACAGTGGAGACCCAATCGGGGCCCAGTTGTAAAAAGTGTGCCTGTATAGCCCCGCCCTCTGCTCTGAATCCCTGCGAGGGAGATTACAGGTTCAAGAAGCTGCAGGAGGCGGAGAAAGATGACATCAAG CTCTCAACAGTAATGGAGTTACTGGAGGGAGCGTTTTACGGGATGGATCTATTAAAGTTGCACTCAGTTACAACCAAACTCCTCAACCGGGTTGACAATATAGAAAAG ACCTTTTCTTGTAACCACACGGAGAAGGATAAAGTGAGTATGAGGAGCCCCTCTAgtgaggaaaaggagagagagaaggagagaagagccCAGCAGTGGATGGAAAAGAGAAAACGTCTGACTGAGCTGGAGCCGTCCCTGCAGAAGGATACAGCTGCAGCTTATGCTAACACAGAG AAGAAGTATGAGGAGCGCTACATTGGGGCCAAGGGCCAGGGGACCACCAGGCCCATGCTGAAGAGGAGCCAGCAGCAAAACAGGGAGGAGCCCCAGAAAGGCAAGGTGGGACTCAACGGCATGGTCATCAGAGGAGTGACTTTCTACAAGGCCAACACGGTGGACGATGGAGCCGCTGAGGAGCTCA CAGACGAAGCCCTGAGCGGTGATGGTTCCATGGACCTGCTCATCGATGACCAGCTCCTGAGACCCACCCAGCCCAGACCTGTAGCAGGCACCCCGACACCAACATCGCAAGACAGGAAGTGGAACCCAGACAACCAGGCCACCCGTGCCTCCAAAACAGCCCCTAGTCCCCAAGGGAATCCCACCACATCTGCCCCTAGAGCTACCGAGACACCATCAACCACTGTCTTCATCCCGACCACAACCATTCCAACCACAACTACGGCCGCAGCAACCATCACTACTACAAAGGTTGCGGCAAGCGCAAGCACCACTCAACCAGTGGCCACTATGAAACCTGAAACCTTGTCTGTTTTGACCACGTCTCTAACCGCTGCAGTGCGACAGGTCAACAGCACCACAGCCCCACCCAGCAAGGTGACTGGTGCACCCAAACCCAAGCATCACATCAGCTGGACAGAGGGCCACTCAGAGGTCCCCTCGGCGATCCCTAAAGTCCCTG GCATGTGCAAAGACACTCTGGCCTCCATCTCGGACCCAGTGACCCATAACACCTATGGCCGGAAGGAAGGGGCCTGGATGAAGGACCCAAAAGGCAACGCAAATGTCATATATGTCACCAACTACTACTACGGTAACCATCTACTGGAATTCCACAACATGGACAACTTCAAACAAG GACACTACACTAATTCCTACAAGCTACCGTACAACTGGATCGGCACAGGCCACGTGGTGTACAACGGAGCTTTCTATTACAACCGCGCCTTCTCCCGTGACATCATCAAGTTCGACCTGCATCTGCTCTACGTGGCGGCCTGGACGACGCTGCACGATGCCGTGTTAGAGGAGGAGGACGCCTCCTGGAGGTGGCGAGGACACTCGGATATCGACTTTGCGGTGGATGAGAGCGGCCTGTGGTTAGTGTACCCTGCTCTGGATGAGGAGGGCTTCCATCAGGAAGTAATCATCCTAAGCCGTGTGAACCCAACCGACCTCAGCCTCCAGAGTACGTTCAGAACGGGCCTGAGGAGACACTTCTACGGAAACTCCTTTGTCATTTGTGGTGTCCTGTATGCAGTGGACAACTACGAACGCACCCACGCCAATATATCCTACGCCTtcgatacgcacacacacacccagatgaTCCCCAGAATACCTTTCACAAACAACTACACATACACGACGCAAATCGACTACAACCCTAAGGACAAAAAGCTGTACGCATGGGACAACGGTCACCAGGTGACCTACAATGTTATATTTGCATATTAA